GCCGAGCACGTGGGTCATCCGCACCGCGCGGTAGACCGTGGTCTGCGCCAAATCCGTGATCCACGAGGGCAGTTCGTCATCGCGCCGGTCGACTTCCGCGGCGCAGCGTGCTCCCAGTTCCGGATCATCGGCCAGCTCGGCGAGCACCCCGAGCAGCGCCGTCGTCTCCACCACCGGCACCCCGATGAAGCTCTCGACGAGATCATCGAGCCCGGGGCTGTCGCGGTCCTCGTCTTCCTCGGAGGCTTCCAGCAGCGGGGCGTCCGGCAGGCTGGCCTCGACGATCATGGCCACCAACCCCAGCAGGTGCAGCGGATGCTCGGCGGCCAACGCCTCCTGCACCTCGACGATCAGCGGGAGTTCCTCCGCGACCTCGTCGCGCGCCTCCTCGCGGCGGCGCCGGCTGGTGCGGCGCACGTCGCGGCGAGCCTGCTTGGCCTTGCGCCGGCGGCGGCTGTCACTCATGTTGGGGCTCCTGAGTACGCAGGTCGATCTGTTCGTTGACGTAGCGTGCGATGACGGCGGCCATCGCCACCGCCGGCACGGCCAGGAACGCGCCGACGATCCCGAACAGCGCACCGCCGGCGGTGACCCCGAGCAGCACGAGCACCGGGTGCAGTTTCATGGTGCGGCTCTGCAGGATCGGCTGCAGGACGTTGCCCTCGATCTGCTGCACCGCGACGATGACGGCGAGCACCAACAGCGCGTTGGTGAACCCGTTGGACACCAGGGCGATGAGCACCGCCAGCGCACCGGCCACGAACGCACCGACGAAGGGCACGAACGCGCCGATGAAGGTGAGCACCGCCAGCACCGGCGCCAGCGGGACGCCGAGTACCAGCAACCCGATCCCGATGAAGATCGCGTCGATGAGGGCCACCGCCGCCTGCGCGCGGATGAAACCGCCCAGGCTGGCCCACATCTGGCCCAGCACCGACTCCAGGTGCCGGCCGGCCCGCCGGCCGGTGACCGAGCCCAGCCACGGCAGGAACCGCCGACCGTCCTTGAGGAAGAAGAACGACAGCACGATGGTCAGCACCAGCGTCAGCAGCAGCACCCCGGCGGTGCTGACGCCGGTCACCACCCCGGTCGCGATCGCCGAGGAGGACTCCTGCATGGCGTTGACCACGGTCTCGACGTACCGGTCGAACTGCTCCTGCTGCAGGTTGATCGGCGGTCCCGCGATCCACTCCTGCAGCCGGTTGATGCCGCCGGTGGCCTGGTCGATCAACTCGGGCATCTGGTTGAGCACCGGCGGCACGATCAGGGCGACCACCCCGGAGCCGACGCCGAGGAACAGCAGCAGCGTCGCGGTGGCGGCCGCCGCGGGCGGAAAGCCGAAGCGATCCATCATCAGCCTCGCCGGCGGCCACATCACCGTGCACAGCACGACCGCGAGCAGCACCGGCAGCACGATCACCCACAGTTTGGCGGCGATCCAGCCGAGCACCACGGCGCCTGCGGCGATGGCCACGATGATCAATGACCACTTTGCCAGCCACGCTCCGCCGGCACCGATCACGGCGCCGCGGTCCGGCGGGCCTTGCGGTGTCACGCTCACATCAGGGTCGCTCACGCGGGATCCTTTCTCAGCACCATGCGGCCAACGTTATCGCCGCGCCCTACCGACTGTGCCAGATTCTCGCTGGGCGGCGTTTGCTGGGAGACCCCGCGGCGCCGACGTGAACCGCGGCACCTGCGGCGATGGGCACGACGCGGGCGCGGCCAGCGGACATGCCGGCCACCCCGCTGCCTCGGTCAACCCGATGGCCGGAACAGATACGACGCCGAGGTGATGAGCTTCGCCTGCGCGCCGTCGTCGAAGATATCCGCCCGGACCCCGATCGGCGCACTGCCGCCCACGACCGCCGTGCTGAT
This DNA window, taken from Mycolicibacterium sp. MU0050, encodes the following:
- a CDS encoding AI-2E family transporter: MSDPDVSVTPQGPPDRGAVIGAGGAWLAKWSLIIVAIAAGAVVLGWIAAKLWVIVLPVLLAVVLCTVMWPPARLMMDRFGFPPAAAATATLLLFLGVGSGVVALIVPPVLNQMPELIDQATGGINRLQEWIAGPPINLQQEQFDRYVETVVNAMQESSSAIATGVVTGVSTAGVLLLTLVLTIVLSFFFLKDGRRFLPWLGSVTGRRAGRHLESVLGQMWASLGGFIRAQAAVALIDAIFIGIGLLVLGVPLAPVLAVLTFIGAFVPFVGAFVAGALAVLIALVSNGFTNALLVLAVIVAVQQIEGNVLQPILQSRTMKLHPVLVLLGVTAGGALFGIVGAFLAVPAVAMAAVIARYVNEQIDLRTQEPQHE